The Solirubrobacterales bacterium genome includes a region encoding these proteins:
- a CDS encoding sigma-70 family RNA polymerase sigma factor, with the protein MLVAEIQELDEVKGLVVKGQQDGVISYGEVATAVSEVDLDESDIEELYAYLERQGVELVEDVDPAQATAAAAETESDKRSKRRKATALDLKPDMTTDSLQLFLKDIGKVRLLTAQEEVELAKRIERGDLDAKQKMVESNLRLVVSIAKNYRNQGLPFLDLIQEGTLGLVRAAEKFDYRKGFKFSTYATWWIRQAIARALADKARTIRIPVHVVEKLNKIGRAERKLVTELGREPTPDEIAEVTGIDPEEVDQIKRSAQAPVSLEKPVGDEEESEFGQFIADEKAESPFERAADLLTKEALREALENLSYRERRVLELRYGLGGEHPRTLDEVGRTFNVTRERIRQIENQSLKKLQSLAEAQKLREVA; encoded by the coding sequence ATGCTGGTTGCAGAGATCCAAGAGCTCGACGAGGTCAAGGGCCTGGTCGTCAAGGGACAGCAGGACGGGGTGATCTCGTACGGCGAGGTCGCCACGGCCGTGTCCGAGGTCGACCTGGATGAGTCCGATATCGAGGAGCTCTACGCGTACCTGGAGCGTCAGGGCGTCGAGCTCGTCGAGGACGTCGATCCGGCGCAGGCTACGGCCGCCGCCGCCGAGACGGAGTCGGACAAGCGGAGCAAGCGCCGCAAGGCCACCGCGCTCGACCTGAAGCCGGACATGACGACCGACTCCCTTCAGCTCTTCCTGAAGGACATCGGCAAGGTGCGCCTGCTGACCGCACAGGAGGAGGTCGAGCTCGCGAAGCGCATCGAGCGGGGCGATCTCGACGCGAAGCAGAAGATGGTCGAGTCGAACCTGCGCCTGGTCGTCTCGATCGCCAAGAACTATCGCAACCAGGGCCTTCCATTCCTCGACCTGATCCAGGAGGGGACGCTGGGCCTGGTGCGGGCTGCCGAGAAGTTCGACTATCGCAAGGGGTTCAAGTTCTCGACCTACGCGACCTGGTGGATCCGCCAGGCGATCGCTCGGGCGCTCGCCGACAAGGCGCGCACCATCCGCATCCCCGTCCACGTGGTCGAGAAGCTGAACAAGATCGGCCGTGCGGAGCGGAAGCTGGTCACGGAGCTCGGCCGCGAGCCGACCCCGGACGAGATCGCTGAGGTGACCGGGATCGATCCCGAGGAAGTCGATCAGATCAAGCGCTCGGCGCAGGCCCCGGTTTCGCTCGAGAAGCCCGTCGGCGACGAGGAGGAGTCCGAGTTCGGTCAGTTCATCGCCGACGAGAAGGCGGAGTCGCCGTTCGAGCGGGCCGCTGACCTGCTCACCAAGGAGGCCCTGCGCGAGGCACTCGAGAACCTCTCATACCGCGAGCGGCGCGTGCTCGAGCTCCGCTACGGGTTGGGCGGCGAGCACCCGCGCACGCTGGACGAGGTCGGGCGGACATTCAACGTCACCCGCGAGCGAATCCGCCAGATCGAGAATCAGTCGCTCAAGAAGCTCCAGAGCCTGGCTGAGGCTCAGAAGCTGCGCGAAGTCGCCTGA
- a CDS encoding type IV pilus twitching motility protein PilT, with translation MAFDIDAALRFVVEHEGSDLHVKVASPPMARVHGALQPIDDADPLSEEDAKDALQHILRDEHLQEEFAKEGEADFSYEIPGLSRFRVNAFRQRGYISIACRAIPFQVRTIDDLALPEVIRTLAEEPRGIILLTGTTGSGKSTTLAAMIDHINSTRSRHVVTLEDPIEYLHRDKLSIINQREVGHDTESFARAMRRVLRQDPDVILIGEMRDEETVRTALAAAETGHLVLSTLHTLDATETINRIVDFFPPHLQQQARVMLASTLRGAVSQRLVPRVDGNGRVAVCEVMVVTGRVQDLILNPQETGRVTEVIAEGEYYGMQTFDQALLKHVVAGNIKEEVAFEVASSAHDFKLMLAAEGQRASGIEQVAGTPTDHGESPADSLQFVKH, from the coding sequence ATGGCGTTCGATATCGACGCAGCGCTGCGCTTTGTGGTCGAGCATGAAGGCTCGGACCTGCACGTCAAGGTTGCCTCGCCCCCCATGGCGCGGGTGCACGGTGCGCTGCAGCCGATCGACGACGCCGACCCGCTGAGCGAGGAGGACGCCAAGGACGCCCTCCAGCACATCCTCAGAGATGAGCATCTGCAGGAGGAGTTCGCCAAGGAGGGTGAAGCCGACTTCTCATATGAGATTCCAGGGCTCTCGCGCTTCCGGGTCAACGCCTTTCGCCAGCGCGGGTACATCTCGATCGCCTGCCGCGCGATTCCCTTCCAGGTGCGGACGATCGACGACCTCGCGTTGCCGGAGGTGATCCGCACGCTGGCCGAGGAGCCGCGAGGGATCATCCTGCTCACGGGCACGACCGGCTCGGGAAAGTCGACGACCCTGGCGGCGATGATCGACCACATCAACTCGACCCGCTCCCGCCATGTCGTCACCCTCGAGGACCCAATCGAGTACCTGCACCGGGACAAGCTGTCGATCATCAACCAGCGCGAGGTCGGTCACGACACGGAGAGCTTCGCCAGGGCGATGCGCCGCGTCCTGCGACAGGACCCGGACGTGATCCTGATCGGCGAGATGCGCGACGAGGAGACGGTCCGCACGGCGCTTGCCGCCGCCGAGACGGGACACCTGGTGCTGTCCACGCTCCACACGCTCGACGCGACCGAAACGATCAACCGGATCGTCGACTTCTTCCCGCCGCACCTCCAACAGCAGGCAAGGGTGATGCTGGCCTCCACGCTGCGGGGGGCGGTCTCGCAGCGCCTCGTACCACGGGTCGACGGGAACGGCCGCGTGGCCGTCTGCGAGGTGATGGTGGTCACCGGCCGTGTCCAGGATCTGATCCTCAATCCGCAGGAGACCGGTCGGGTGACCGAGGTGATCGCCGAGGGCGAGTACTACGGGATGCAGACCTTCGACCAGGCGCTGCTCAAGCACGTGGTCGCCGGCAACATCAAGGAGGAGGTCGCCTTCGAGGTGGCCTCGAGCGCGCACGATTTCAAGCTCATGCTCGCCGCAGAGGGTCAGCGGGCGAGCGGGATCGAGCAGGTCGCGGGTACGCCCACGGACCATGGCGAGAGCCCCGCAGACTCACTTCAGTTCGTAAAGCATTGA
- a CDS encoding helix-turn-helix domain-containing protein has protein sequence MGSCAEIISGKWTLLVIRDLAGGSQRFCELERSLEGISPRTLSLRLRALEEHGIVERRTYPEVPPRVEYGLTEKGRALVPLIEDMRAYGRRWLVNGDRQHETVVAA, from the coding sequence GTGGGCTCTTGTGCGGAGATCATCTCCGGCAAGTGGACGTTGCTCGTGATTCGCGATCTGGCCGGCGGCAGCCAGCGTTTCTGCGAGCTCGAGCGGTCGCTCGAGGGAATCAGCCCGCGCACGCTATCGCTGCGGCTGCGGGCCCTCGAGGAGCATGGGATCGTGGAGCGGCGCACCTACCCGGAGGTCCCTCCCCGGGTGGAGTACGGGCTGACCGAGAAGGGTCGCGCCCTGGTGCCCCTGATCGAGGACATGCGTGCCTACGGGCGCCGCTGGCTCGTGAACGGCGACCGGCAGCACGAAACCGTAGTCGCGGCCTGA
- a CDS encoding ArsA family ATPase — protein MASVAELLDRKRVCICAGSGGVGKTTSSAAIATGMAARGKKVVVLTIDPAKRLADSLGLPELGNEERQVDPALFAKAGIETQGGELWAMMLDAKATFDELVRRHAPDEETRDRILENRIYQQLSAALAGSQEYMAMEKLFELHAEDRYDLLVLDTPPTRNALDFLDAPRRLMQFIEGRALQVFMRPTGLGMRVFGRGTSMMFSILRRVTGVEVLEDLSEFFQAFSGMLGGFRERAKRVNELLANPETCFLVVCAPQGEPISEAVYFHRKLVEAKLPFGGVIVNKVHYESELPDYGEGFPRELEDALGDQELARRVLSNYDDYRALAARDQRNIRRLTAEMQARAVIQVPHLDVDVHDLSGLMEINRYLFAAGPKERTAIAAA, from the coding sequence ATGGCGAGCGTCGCTGAGCTACTCGACCGCAAGCGCGTCTGCATCTGCGCGGGCTCGGGCGGGGTCGGGAAGACCACCAGCTCGGCCGCGATTGCGACCGGGATGGCGGCACGCGGCAAGAAGGTCGTCGTCCTGACAATCGACCCCGCAAAGCGACTCGCGGACTCGCTCGGGCTGCCCGAGCTGGGAAACGAGGAGCGCCAGGTGGACCCCGCCCTGTTCGCGAAGGCGGGGATCGAGACCCAGGGCGGCGAGCTGTGGGCGATGATGCTCGATGCGAAGGCGACCTTCGACGAGCTGGTGCGCCGCCACGCCCCCGACGAGGAGACGCGCGACCGCATCCTGGAGAACCGCATCTATCAGCAACTCTCTGCCGCCCTCGCCGGCTCCCAGGAGTACATGGCGATGGAGAAGCTGTTCGAGCTGCACGCCGAGGATCGGTACGACCTGCTGGTTCTGGACACACCGCCGACCCGCAATGCGCTGGACTTCCTGGACGCGCCCCGGCGTCTGATGCAGTTCATCGAGGGGCGCGCTCTCCAGGTCTTCATGCGCCCCACCGGCCTTGGCATGCGCGTCTTCGGGCGCGGGACCTCGATGATGTTCTCCATCCTGCGGCGGGTCACCGGCGTCGAGGTGCTGGAGGATCTGTCGGAGTTCTTCCAGGCGTTCAGCGGCATGCTGGGCGGCTTTCGCGAGCGAGCCAAACGCGTCAACGAGCTGCTCGCGAATCCCGAGACGTGCTTCCTGGTGGTCTGCGCGCCGCAGGGCGAGCCGATCAGCGAGGCCGTCTACTTCCACCGCAAGCTGGTCGAGGCAAAGCTGCCGTTCGGCGGCGTGATCGTGAACAAGGTGCACTACGAGAGCGAGCTCCCGGATTACGGTGAGGGATTCCCACGGGAGCTGGAAGACGCGCTGGGTGACCAGGAGCTCGCGCGGCGGGTCCTCTCAAACTACGACGACTACCGGGCGCTCGCGGCTCGCGACCAGCGCAACATCAGGCGGCTGACGGCCGAGATGCAGGCGCGCGCGGTGATTCAGGTCCCCCACCTGGACGTCGACGTCCATGACCTCTCCGGGTTGATGGAGATCAACCGCTACCTGTTCGCCGCCGGGCCCAAGGAGCGGACGGCGATCGCCGCCGCCTGA
- a CDS encoding ArsA-related P-loop ATPase, with translation MYVPATSELLDKRLVIVTGKGGVGKSTVALALGLAAAQEGRRTIVCEVSSQEHTSHVFNRAEVGFHEVEMADNLWAISIDPDEAMREYVLLQLKVRAMRDLLFRSRIFTYLTAATPGLRELVTIGKIWEVAQPDRKVKKGRHYDLVIVDAPATGAGVGFLQTPRTFANIARVGPIKAQAQALETFIVNHRKTGVAIVALPEEMPVNETVALERQLTEEVDVAVDRVYMNGLYPERFSADEVERLAEACGNANGPLRGTYRAALSQSRRAAAQREQLARLAELVTAPVRTLPFVFAPALDVEQIRELSETVD, from the coding sequence ATGTATGTTCCTGCGACGTCCGAGCTGCTCGACAAGCGCTTGGTGATCGTCACCGGGAAGGGCGGGGTGGGCAAGTCGACCGTCGCCCTGGCCCTCGGTCTTGCCGCCGCGCAAGAGGGCCGGCGAACGATCGTCTGCGAGGTTTCCTCGCAGGAGCACACCTCCCACGTCTTCAACCGGGCCGAGGTCGGCTTCCACGAGGTCGAGATGGCGGACAACCTGTGGGCGATCTCGATCGACCCCGACGAGGCGATGCGCGAGTACGTCCTGCTTCAACTGAAGGTGCGGGCGATGCGCGACCTTCTGTTCCGCTCCCGGATCTTCACCTACCTGACGGCAGCCACGCCTGGCCTCCGTGAGCTGGTGACGATCGGGAAGATCTGGGAGGTTGCTCAACCCGACCGCAAGGTGAAAAAGGGGCGCCACTACGACCTCGTCATCGTCGATGCTCCGGCAACCGGCGCGGGCGTCGGGTTCCTGCAGACGCCGCGCACGTTCGCGAACATCGCGCGGGTCGGACCGATCAAGGCGCAGGCGCAGGCGCTCGAGACATTCATCGTCAACCACCGGAAGACGGGAGTCGCGATCGTCGCCCTGCCCGAGGAGATGCCCGTCAACGAGACCGTGGCGCTCGAGCGCCAGTTGACCGAGGAGGTCGACGTCGCGGTCGACCGCGTGTACATGAACGGGCTCTACCCGGAACGCTTCTCGGCGGACGAGGTTGAGCGGCTCGCGGAGGCGTGCGGCAACGCCAACGGGCCGCTTCGCGGGACGTACCGTGCCGCGCTCAGCCAGAGCCGCCGCGCCGCAGCGCAACGCGAGCAGCTCGCTCGCCTCGCGGAGCTGGTCACCGCGCCCGTCCGAACGCTCCCGTTCGTCTTTGCGCCGGCGCTCGACGTCGAGCAGATCCGCGAGCTGTCCGAGACCGTCGACTGA
- a CDS encoding AAA family ATPase gives MGLFNRGFKPNLPDKGQPHSANGDVPTEDAVPDDPWSWEEPVQPDPVESDPVESEPPAPEPEEPQGAEPESAEPESAEPEQPTAASSPPVNQAEPDPSDEGRISANEALAPTRAAGPGKLPGAHIGDESERRAKIISFANQKGGVAKTTTTLNLAVAFSESGHRVLAVDLDPQGNLTMSQGIDPDKVEGSMYDVLVDHVPIREVIQQREIDIAVASIDLAGAEIAMSMQIGRERSLEKALSAVVDDYDFVCIDTPPSLGLLTVNALTASDKVIVPVQCEYLSMRGLVQLQNTLQMIRENLNPRVDIEGILPTMLDSRTVHAKEAVEILEENFGELVFKSRIRKAIKFAEAPVRGSSVLKYDPNGNAANYYRELAKEVLTNGAS, from the coding sequence ATGGGTCTCTTCAACCGCGGTTTCAAGCCGAACCTGCCCGACAAGGGCCAGCCGCACTCGGCAAACGGCGACGTGCCCACCGAAGACGCGGTGCCGGACGATCCCTGGTCATGGGAGGAGCCGGTGCAGCCCGACCCGGTGGAGTCCGACCCGGTGGAGTCCGAGCCGCCGGCGCCCGAGCCGGAGGAGCCCCAGGGCGCCGAGCCCGAGAGTGCCGAGCCCGAGAGTGCCGAGCCCGAGCAGCCGACGGCGGCGTCCTCGCCCCCGGTCAATCAGGCTGAGCCGGATCCCTCCGACGAGGGGCGGATCAGCGCAAACGAGGCGCTCGCGCCAACCCGGGCCGCGGGGCCGGGGAAGCTTCCCGGCGCGCACATCGGGGATGAATCCGAACGTCGGGCGAAGATCATCTCGTTTGCGAACCAGAAGGGCGGGGTGGCGAAGACGACCACCACGCTGAACCTGGCCGTCGCCTTCTCCGAGTCCGGTCACCGGGTCCTGGCGGTGGACCTCGACCCGCAGGGCAACTTGACGATGAGCCAGGGGATCGACCCCGACAAGGTCGAGGGCAGCATGTACGACGTGCTGGTGGACCACGTCCCGATTCGCGAGGTGATCCAGCAGCGGGAGATCGACATCGCCGTGGCCTCCATCGACCTCGCCGGCGCCGAGATTGCCATGAGCATGCAGATCGGCCGCGAGCGATCGCTGGAGAAGGCCCTGTCGGCCGTCGTGGACGACTATGACTTCGTCTGCATCGACACCCCGCCGAGCCTGGGCCTGCTGACGGTGAACGCGCTCACGGCGTCGGACAAGGTGATCGTCCCCGTCCAGTGCGAGTATCTCTCCATGCGCGGGCTCGTCCAGCTCCAGAACACGTTGCAGATGATTCGCGAGAACCTCAACCCCCGCGTCGACATCGAGGGCATCCTGCCGACAATGCTGGACTCGCGCACCGTTCACGCCAAGGAAGCGGTGGAGATCCTCGAGGAGAACTTCGGCGAGCTGGTCTTCAAGTCGCGAATCCGCAAGGCGATCAAGTTCGCAGAGGCCCCGGTTCGCGGTTCGAGCGTGCTCAAGTACGATCCGAACGGCAACGCCGCCAACTACTACCGCGAGCTGGCCAAGGAGGTTTTGACGAATGGCGCGTCGTAG
- the ftsZ gene encoding cell division protein FtsZ has product MREGPLADLFRSTAGEQPEEDTRAVGDREEAPGPEPAEREIPDSEPDSPPDPERVRAYRVEERESWPREPRERLNRIFSDDAHDVEGPTYGRDEPGLGDYHGPPRPHLPVIRVVGVGGAGVNAINRMIEARIPGVEFMAINTDLQSLQQSTADVTVHLGSGVARGLGTGSNPELGYRAAFEEQDKIKRLLKGSDMVFVTAGVGGGTGTGAAPVVARLARDVGGLTVGIVTKPFRFEGTRRAKQAEEGIEALSAEVDTLIVVPNERLLSVLARTTTMIEAFQVADDVLRQGVQGISELITLPGLINLDFADVRTTMRDAGQALLGIGMGTGETRAVSAAERAVSSPLLETSVDGARSILLSITGGPDMSLMEVSEAAKVVQEAAHPEANIIFGANVDETLVDQLWVTVIATRFDGRGRRADGSARAELRVAGTTATAVRRPADRRAGSAPSFESRPRDMSIEVPEFVPGG; this is encoded by the coding sequence ATGCGCGAGGGACCACTCGCCGACCTGTTCCGCTCCACTGCTGGCGAGCAGCCCGAGGAGGACACCCGAGCGGTGGGCGATCGCGAGGAGGCGCCGGGCCCCGAACCCGCCGAGCGCGAGATCCCTGACTCCGAGCCGGACAGCCCCCCGGATCCCGAGCGCGTGCGGGCCTACCGGGTGGAGGAGCGCGAGTCCTGGCCGCGTGAGCCGAGGGAGCGCCTGAACCGGATCTTCTCCGACGATGCCCACGACGTCGAGGGCCCCACCTACGGCCGCGACGAGCCCGGGCTGGGCGACTATCACGGACCGCCGCGGCCGCACCTGCCGGTGATCCGTGTGGTCGGAGTCGGCGGTGCCGGGGTCAACGCGATCAACCGGATGATCGAGGCCCGGATCCCTGGCGTCGAGTTCATGGCGATCAACACGGACCTCCAGTCCCTTCAGCAGTCCACAGCCGACGTCACGGTGCATCTCGGCAGCGGCGTCGCGCGGGGCCTCGGGACCGGCTCGAACCCCGAGCTCGGCTACCGGGCCGCGTTCGAGGAGCAGGACAAGATCAAGCGGCTCCTGAAGGGGTCTGACATGGTGTTCGTGACCGCTGGGGTCGGCGGCGGCACCGGGACTGGGGCAGCGCCGGTCGTCGCGCGGCTCGCCCGGGACGTGGGCGGGCTGACCGTCGGGATCGTCACCAAGCCGTTTCGATTCGAGGGCACGCGCCGTGCGAAGCAGGCCGAGGAGGGCATCGAGGCGCTGAGCGCCGAGGTCGACACGTTGATCGTGGTCCCCAACGAGCGCCTGCTCTCGGTGCTGGCCCGGACCACGACGATGATCGAAGCCTTCCAGGTGGCCGACGACGTCCTGCGCCAGGGCGTTCAGGGGATCTCCGAGCTGATCACCCTCCCCGGACTGATCAACCTCGACTTCGCCGATGTGCGGACGACGATGCGCGACGCGGGCCAGGCCCTGCTCGGGATCGGGATGGGCACGGGGGAGACCCGCGCCGTCTCAGCAGCCGAGCGCGCGGTGTCGTCGCCGCTGCTCGAGACGTCGGTGGACGGCGCTCGCTCGATCTTGCTCTCGATCACCGGCGGTCCCGACATGAGCCTGATGGAGGTCTCCGAGGCCGCGAAGGTCGTTCAGGAGGCCGCCCACCCGGAGGCCAACATCATCTTCGGGGCCAACGTCGACGAGACGCTCGTCGACCAGCTCTGGGTGACAGTCATCGCCACCCGCTTCGACGGCCGTGGCCGTCGCGCCGACGGCAGCGCCCGAGCCGAGCTGCGGGTTGCCGGCACCACGGCGACCGCCGTCCGCCGTCCGGCCGACCGCAGGGCGGGGAGCGCACCGAGCTTCGAGTCGCGACCGCGGGACATGTCGATAGAAGTTCCGGAGTTCGTCCCCGGCGGCTGA